One stretch of Caballeronia sp. Lep1P3 DNA includes these proteins:
- a CDS encoding sensor histidine kinase: MLRAKFRGNRIDSGDMRNKPSSARAKQDFIGLGDYIRAEVDSIVDEFAEFAQTHIESAKRLPAEELRDTAASLLNNIADDMESSQSDSDRSEKSRGDTPNNSPALVEDAKSHARDRLGSSFSLMEMVSEYRALRANVVRRWRDAAVGDPATAIEDVIRFDEAIDQALMESIQWYASRTDRARELMAGMIAHDLRNPLGAIMMSANYLLRSESIGGPEMKAAARVLGSASAMEKMVADLLDFAQVRMGGHLSISRAKTSMRKTCNDAVGELRAYHPDRAIELNVSDELEGDWDGDRVRQVISNLVANALKHGAADSPVAVSASEDGLNVRLDVHNLGEPIAADHLKDIFDPLKRFPKNAQNRQSNHGIGLGLFIVKEIAEAHHGSVDVSSTREAGTTFSVKLPIAQPGSRKK; encoded by the coding sequence ATGCTGCGCGCTAAATTCCGTGGGAACCGCATAGACAGTGGCGACATGCGCAACAAACCTTCGTCCGCAAGAGCAAAGCAGGATTTCATCGGCCTCGGTGATTACATCCGTGCCGAAGTCGACAGCATCGTCGATGAGTTCGCCGAATTCGCGCAGACTCACATCGAGAGCGCGAAACGGCTTCCCGCGGAGGAGTTGCGCGATACAGCGGCCTCCTTGCTGAACAACATTGCCGACGACATGGAGTCGTCCCAGAGCGACTCCGATCGATCGGAAAAAAGCCGCGGAGATACGCCGAACAATTCGCCCGCGCTGGTCGAGGACGCGAAAAGTCACGCGCGGGACCGTCTCGGCTCCAGCTTCTCGTTGATGGAAATGGTGTCCGAGTATCGGGCGCTTCGGGCGAACGTGGTCCGACGCTGGCGAGACGCCGCCGTGGGCGACCCCGCAACGGCGATCGAAGATGTGATCCGCTTTGACGAAGCCATCGACCAGGCGCTCATGGAATCCATTCAGTGGTACGCGTCTCGCACGGATCGCGCCCGTGAACTGATGGCCGGCATGATCGCGCACGATCTGCGAAACCCGCTCGGCGCGATCATGATGTCGGCCAATTATCTGCTGCGCAGCGAATCCATCGGCGGACCGGAGATGAAGGCCGCCGCGAGAGTGCTGGGCAGCGCATCGGCGATGGAGAAGATGGTCGCCGACCTCCTCGATTTCGCGCAGGTCCGCATGGGAGGACATCTGTCGATCTCGCGCGCGAAGACGTCCATGCGCAAAACGTGTAACGACGCCGTCGGCGAACTGCGCGCATATCACCCGGACAGGGCGATCGAACTCAATGTCAGCGACGAGCTCGAAGGCGACTGGGACGGCGATCGCGTGAGACAGGTCATATCGAATCTCGTGGCAAACGCGCTGAAACATGGCGCGGCGGATTCTCCGGTCGCCGTCAGCGCTTCGGAAGACGGTCTTAACGTAAGACTCGACGTGCACAACCTGGGCGAACCGATCGCCGCCGATCACCTGAAGGATATTTTCGACCCGCTCAAACGCTTCCCGAAGAACGCGCAGAACAGGCAGTCCAATCATGGGATCGGCCTCGGGCTTTTCATCGTCAAGGAGATTGCCGAGGCTCACCACGGCTCGGTGGATGTGTCGTCCACGCGAGAGGCCGGCACGACTTTCAGCGTGAAGTTACCGATCGCCCAGCCCGGCAGCCGGAAGAAATAG